The Podospora bellae-mahoneyi strain CBS 112042 chromosome 7, whole genome shotgun sequence genome includes a window with the following:
- the ARL2 gene encoding ADP-ribosylation factor-like protein 2 (COG:U; EggNog:ENOG503NXZN; BUSCO:EOG09264RJ7), which translates to MLSILRKARLKDKELRILMLGLDNAGKTTIVKKIMGEDINTVSPTLGFIIKTIDYEGYKLNIWDVGGQKTLRSYWRNYFEKTDALIWVVDATDRLRIADCREELHGLLQEERLSGASLLVFANKTDVEGCMTAEELKDGLNLDEIRTHQWNILRCSAVTGQNLKEGLAWVVDDAKARLFLY; encoded by the exons ATGCTGTCCATTTTGAGGAAGGCAAGGTTGAAGGACAAAGAGCTGCGCATTTTGATGCT TGGTCTTGACAATGCGGGCAAAACCACCATTGTCAAAAAGATCATGGGCGAGGATATCAACACCGTCAGCCCCACTCTTGGCTTCATCATCAAGACGATTGACTATGAAGG ATACAAGTTAAATATTT GGGATGTCGGCGGTCAAAAGACTCTTCGTTCGTACTGGCGCAACTATTTCGAAAAGACCGACGCCTTGATTTGGGTGGTTGATGCCACAGATCGACTGCGCATTGCCGACTGCAGAGAGGAATTGCATGGGCTTCTTCAGGAAGAG CGACTTTCAGGGGCAAGTCTGCTTGTGTTTGCAAATAAGACAGATGTTGAAGGGTGCATGACGGCAGAGGAGCTTAAAGAT GGACTGAACCTTGATGAGATTCGAACACATCAGTGGAATATTCTGAGATGTAGCGCTGTCACGGGACAAAACCTGAAAGAAGGTCTGGCTTGGGTTGTGGACGACGCCAAAGCCCGGTTGTTTCTTTACTAA
- a CDS encoding hypothetical protein (EggNog:ENOG503P30U): MYKQVGPQVPNLDSIESTANFMAAAARFNPRHGIKRLGQQEESNSLGRILADQRAPTDRTGLGYAPKPVASQEKPSGIVSSIPYRDKDGWHVPPITREALEESARIAMAPPQSQAHADDWGDGCGPALPNNWDDGWDSTPALKSDWDEDWGSAPAVKIENSTSAANVQKSGSRVIPKPGLGTGSYGFPLAAPSSWYDAPGPSTSRGNWGTTVDSPYDPKVNQSRRYIAPHLRQKFVSAGTQPGQPGPTGAASTSRQNPSTAHVEKASLPVSTSTAQPMPLAHTPAKRPSSERLAILPLKAENISPDLTTYRIPRPDMNFHGSENSAPASVSTIDISDTGVQELPGTRDVRNCIALERDVFVDRQGKFYQTNWAKAFHHRDNDDEYFDTEHYLTPFVTTWVQGVPDDVRPRFLRDEVPDHWKSDVDTNTGLLVEPVHFPDTIIGDNSALTGEEDWRRRNWSSNLLIHRRFAEQHKYKKKKGLKAQERQLAYKPGKVEEYVKPEPQPKDEVTAMTPYDRGVPKIPAFLRPAEVVDMRAVSQIYEAEMKSGFQVVDSEPPTADDWETVLRTSREFSMPFIVAVYGSARGLRLKEGNLQWSDEPQVPYNEQDAARQGVVKGQILGFAYASVWQPGIAGSGQGTSRYTARLHVWVDPKHRRNKLGFCLLDKLLAFMSPPHIPRTGIDFIDIHNNPIYHKLQDDDLKGTPMEELKKEEARRNRPRKYYNVQISYKFKHRPRWQLNNPTRHPALKDYVKDLDWVKKLLEEKLPFIKLVTFEAVHQSSKLREPEEEDGNKKVFWLDEFVWEYYCTSGLPDSDDGF; the protein is encoded by the exons ATGTACAAGCAAGTTGGGCCCCAGGTACCCAATCTAGACTCGATCGAGTCGACCGCCAACTTCATGGCTGCCGCAGCCAGATTCAACCCTCGCCATGGAATTAAGAGACTTGGTCAGCAGGAGGAGTCCAACTCTCTTGGTCGTATCCTTGCCGATCAGCGAGCCCCTACCGACAGGACAGGGCTTGGATATGCCCCAAAGCCGGTTGCTTCCCAGGAGAAGCCCTCCGGTATTGTCTCGAGTATCCCGTACAGAGACAAGGATGGGTGGCACGTTCCCCCGATTACACGAGAGGCCCTCGAGGAGTCGGCTAGAATTGCGATGgcccctccccaatcacAGGCTCATGCCGACGATTGGGGTGATGGTTGCGGCCCGGCTCTCCCCAATAATTGGGACGACGGTTGGGACTCGACTCCTGCTCTGAAGTCTGATTGGGACGAGGATTGGGGTTCGGCTCCCGCTGTGAAGATTGAGAATTCAACATCTGCCGCCAATGTTCAGAAGAGCGGGTCGCGCGTGATCCCAAAGCCTGGACTGGGTACTGGTAGCTATGGGTTCCCTTTAGCAGCTCCAAGTAGTTGGTATGACGCACCGGGCCCATCAACTTCGAGAGGAAACTGGGGCACAACTGTCGATTCACCTTACGATCCAAAAGTAAATCAGTCGAGACGCTATATAGCCCCTCATCTTCGTCAGAAATTCGTGTCTGCGGGCACCCAGCCTGGCCAGCCTGGGCCAACAGGTGCTGCTTCAACTTCAAGGCAGAATCCATCGACTGCCCATGTCGAGAAAGCGAGCCTTCCTGTATCTACTAGTACAGCCCAACCCATGCCTCTCGCTCACACCCCAGCCAAACGCCCGTCGAGTGAGCGCTTGGCAATTCTCCCACTCAAGGCTGAGAACATCTCTCCAGATCTT ACTACATATAGGATCCCCCGTCCCGACATGAACTTTCATGGCTCTGAGAATAGCGCTCCCGCCTCGGTGAGCACCATTGACATCAGCGATACGGGCGTCCAAGAACTTCCGGGCACCCGTGACGTTCGCAACTGCATTGCCTTGGAGAGGGATGTTTTTGTGGACAGGCAAGGTAAATTTTACCAGACCAATTGGGCGAAGGCATTTCACCATCGTGACAATGATGACGAGTACTTCGACACCGAGCATTATCTCACGCCTTTCGTCACTACTTGGGTCCAGGGTGTTCCAGACGACGTGAGGCCTCGATTTCTTCGTGATGAGGTACCTGACCATTGGAAGTCCGATGtcgacaccaacaccggcTTACTTGTGGAGCCTGTTCACTTCCCTGACACAATTATAGGTGATAATTCCGCGCTGACGGGGGAAGAGGACTGGCGACGACGTAACTGGTCCAGCAATCTCCTGATTCACCGCAGATTTGCTGAGCAACACAAGtacaaaaagaagaagggcctCAAGGCTCAAGAACGTCAGCTGGCTTACAAGCCGGGGAAAGTGGAAGAGTACGTCAAGCCTGAGCCCCAGCCGAAGGATGAAGTGACTGCAATGACTCCTTACGATCGGGGTGTTCCCAAGATTCCGGCCTTCCTACGCCCCGCCGAGGTGGTTGATATGAGAGCAGTCAGCCAAATCTATGAGGCTGAAATGAAGAGTGGCTTTCAGGTTGTTGACTCGGAACCTCCTACGGCTGACGATTGGGAAACGGTCTTGCGGACCTCTCGTGAGTTCTCAATGCCTTTCATCGTCGCCGTCTACGGCAGCGCTCGTGGTTTGCGTTTGAAGGAGGGCAACCTTCAGTGGTCCGACGAGCCCCAAGTCCCTTACAATGAGCAGGACGCCGCAAGGCAAGGAGTTGTCAAGGGTCAAATCCTTGGGTTTGCCTATGCCAGCGTTTGGCAGCCAGGCATCGCTGGCAGTGGACAAGGCACAAGCCGGTATACAGCCAGACTCCATGTCTGGGTCGATCCCAAGCATCGTCGGAATAAGTTGGGATTCTgtctcctcgacaagctgctGGCTTTCATGTCGCCCCCGCACATTCCTCGCACGGGAATCGATTTTATCGACATCCACAACAATCCGATTTACCACAAGTTGCAAGATGACGATTTGAAGGGAACCCCcatggaggagctgaagaaagAGGAGGCCAGACGGAACAGGCCCAGGAAGTATTACAACGTCCAAATCAGCTACAAGTTCAAGCACAGGCCCCGCTGGCAACTGAACAACCCGACACGACACCCAGCTCTCAAGGATTATGTCAAGGACTTGGACTGGGTGAAGAAGTTGTTGGAAGAGAAGCTTCCATTCATCAAGCTGGTCACATTTGAGGCTGTCCATCAGTCATCGAAGCTGAGGGAGccggaggaagaagatggcaacAAGAAAGTCTTCTGGCTCGATGAGTTTGTGTGGGAGTATTACTGCACCTCAGGCCTGCCTGATTCTGATGATGGCTTCTAG
- a CDS encoding hypothetical protein (EggNog:ENOG503P69D), translating to MQMWAVSQLPVYAVDKSSGSRQKADKQLKDERTESAPPPPPVVLPVPASADVTPWDHVDVPMDQSLESFLGPAIDAPPSPESIRRQMQRASVRDKHQSHSSGSSSLRSLTSADRPSWENVLEARTLSRKSSGRSTSSSMPSKDRPESVQFFSKSLFNRRGRLRRESSAQSSAANSVYSGEGGSESLLLPPPPTSMPSRDSSIPSLFGLRRGSRADTNDASRKIQISGPYNFQHVTHTQRDHLPDLQRTNRQALASEFSQVRASQAPPTGALKGIRADDLHFNDFSSDSLPLGDDDGMGVLTEELARSTLTRPPSGIMKRSPRRLLKRSQSQDHLGMIPPPRPPRSPIESNTPYPPLPPPRVSSRMSSRHERLDSMDRPNTSFRYPQPFSHIAEAGSPPPTSSGYVPGPDMGVIPEHISAHIRSPSGDANWPLPSPSANASEFTLPDVPEEEESAFVAKKSRASVASNSSLRGSQSVPMLRAFSIRNNDDADRRESQASETLGRFDLIAAQRALEAVLNEGTDGIYRDNWEDDIDYCYEHAAEADCDYEWQRPSFELSRDSATPVDDNDRRIDSCDVSPTMLSVARFNVPALSPVSPLSPTAHEAVTPVTGPTPSASNFSLPLAEPKRLLHVRKPSDASSFKECHGFTLSPSLLIPMDFQQQMLACEAEEDEHHDVALRDSHRYRTSASTTGTYESAHSGFGKHISAASTMTDFTQLTPSTTSLDLDNYPLKPEAFPTLESGAMPTLPESKEVTRPTGRRREFRSRGSESNLLHLATEETWPAKTKNFVQAKRGRARTTSLSTPPPPNQYTLFPSVQLTGNRI from the coding sequence atgCAGATGTGGGCGGTTTCTCAGCTTCCGGTGTACGCGGTCGACAAGAGCTCGGGATCGCGGCAGAAGGCGGACAAGCAGTTGAAGGATGAGAGGACAGAAtcagcgccgccgccaccacctgTCGTGCTACCAGTCCCGGCTTCCGCTGATGTAACGCCTTGGGATCATGTCGACGTTCCCATGGACCAGAGTCTGGAGAGCTTTCTCGGACCTGCCATCGAtgcgccaccatcaccggaGAGTATTCGCAGACAGATGCAGCGAGCGTCGGTTCGAGACAAGCATCAAAGCCACTCCTCCGGCTCGTCTTCGTTGCGGTCTCTTACTTCGGCGGATAGGCCTTCGTGGGAGAATGTTCTCGAGGCTAGGACGTTGTCGCGGAAATCATCAGGCCGGTCAACATCGAGCAGCATGCCGTCGAAGGATCGCCCCGAGAGCGTGCAGTTCTTTAGCAAATCGCTTTTCAACCGGAGAGGAAGACTAAGACGCGAAAGCAGCGCCCAGAGCTCGGCAGCAAACTCGGTGTATtcgggagagggtggttCAGAATCTTTGCTcttgcctcctcctccgacatCGATGCCTAGTCGGGACTCGAGCATTCCATCCTTGTTCGGGCTGCGTCGTGGTTCAAGAGCGGATACCAACGATGCCTCCCGCAAGATCCAGATCTCCGGTCCCTATAACTTCCAACACGTAACGCATACTCAGAGGGACCACCTGCCCGACCTGCAGCGGACAAATCGACAAGCGTTGGCCTCCGAGTTTTCCCAAGTTCGTGCCTCGCAAGCGCCTCCCACTGGTGCGCTGAAGGGAATCAGGGCGGATGATTTGCATTTCAATGACTTCTCATCCGACTCACTTCCCCtcggtgacgatgatgggatgggggttttgaCCGAAGAGTTGGCAAGGAGCACGTTAACCCGACCTCCATCGGGTATCATGAAGCGTTCTCCACGTCGCCTCCTCAAGCGCTCGCAATCGCAAGACCACCTAGGCATGATTCCACCGCCACGTCCCCCAAGGTCTCCCATTGAGAGCAATACACCAtatccccctcttccaccccctcgcGTTTCCAGCCGCATGTCTTCTCGGCACGAGCGGCTCGACTCCATGGATAGGCCAAACACAAGCTTCCGTTACCCCCAGCCGTTCTCACATATCGCGGAGGCTGGGAGCccgccaccaacctcgtcTGGCTATGTTCCTGGGCCAGACATGGGTGTCATTCCCGAGCACATCTCTGCGCACATCAGAAGCCCTTCTGGCGACGCCAACTGGCCGTTGCCCTCCCCGAGCGCCAATGCATCAGAGTTCACCTTGCCGGATGtgccagaggaggaagagagtgCGTTTGTGGCCAAGAAGTCGCGGGCTAGCGTTGCCAGCAACTCGTCGCTGCGTGGAAGCCAATCGGTGCCGATGCTTAGGGCGTTCTCCATTCGGAACAACGATGACGCTGACCGTCGGGAAAGCCAAGCGTCGGAGACGTTGGGCCGGTTCGATCTGATTGCCGCGCAACGTGCTCTCGAGGCTGTCTTGAACGAGGGCACCGACGGCATCTACAGAGACAACTGGGAGGATGATATCGACTATTGCTACGAGCATGCGGCCGAGGCAGACTGTGATTATGAGTGGCAGCGGCCGTCCTTTGAGCTCAGCCGAGATAGTGCCACGCCCGTAGATGACAATGACCGCCGTATCGACTCTTGCGATGTCTCCCCCACCATGCTTTCAGTGGCGCGGTTCAACGTGCCCGCTTTGAGTCCCGTCAGCCCATTGTCTCCCACTGCTCACGAGGCCGTCACACCAGTCACGGGCCCAACCCCCAGCGCTTCCAACTTTTCGCTTCCCCTGGCCGAGCCAAAGCGTCTGCTTCATGTTAGAAAGCCATCGGATGCGTCAAGCTTCAAAGAGTGCCATGGTTTCACTCTGTCTCCGTCACTCTTGATTCCCATGGATTTCCAGCAGCAAATGCTGGCTTgtgaagctgaggaggacgagcACCACGATGTTGCCCTGCGCGACTCGCACCGCTATCGGACGAGTGCCTCCACGACAGGCACCTACGAGAGCGCCCACTCGGGCTTTGGGAAGCACATCTCTGCCGCTTCCACCATGACCGACTTCACGCAGTTGACCCCCAGCACGACCTCATTGGACTTGGATAACTATCCACTGAAGCCAGAGGCATTCCCTACGCTTGAGTCAGGTGCCATGCCGACTCTTCCCGAGTCCAAGGAGGTGACCAGGCCCACCGGTCGCCGTCGGGAGTTCAGGAGCCGCGGCAGCGAGTCGAACCTCTTGCATCTGGCCACCGAGGAGACGTGGCCAGCGAAGACCAAGAACTTCGTGCAAGCCAAGCGTGGGCGCGCAAGAACAACCAGCCTCagcaccccccctcctcctaacCAATATACGCTCTTCCCGTCGGTTCAACTGACGGGGAACCGCATCTAA